From the Toxotes jaculatrix isolate fToxJac2 chromosome 15, fToxJac2.pri, whole genome shotgun sequence genome, one window contains:
- the LOC121194254 gene encoding plakophilin-4-like isoform X4, whose amino-acid sequence MTGYLELQFERLTRELEVERQIVANQLERCRLGAESPGAGSSSSSEKSLPWRAADASASGDTKSRVTDSSQSPSYRIRTESEQVSLYSPEQSSLHESEGSAGNSRSSTQMNSYSDSGYQDASSGFLSSQNLDKAELRMQHSFPGAGTGTLMRNARAEGQTSAQVPAVTTAVPGRAMRRVSSVPSRSHSPAYASSMSPSRGSLRTSAGSAYGSPIVTEPKPLSSIFSTTLPSAQRTSTSGGGGGSASPYSTQKNSPAALRRMGSTNSRSGSASRTTSPYQASAGSSSGRMGSPLTMVDNINPPLTKQPTHSSSPVRPSMTAVPQHYSSTLPRSMLHSTDPYGPQSYDIYERMTRPDSLTGIRSSYASQHSQLGQDLRSAMSPDRHIAPIYEDRTFHGPLYRSPSHTQQGTLYRSTSGVGSLQRTSSQRSAMTYQRNNYALNTAATYADPYRSAQYRPSDPNYARQPVVMDDGATRSPSIDSIQKDPREFAWRDPELTEVIHMLQHHFPSVQANAAAYLQHLCFGDNRIKAEVCRLGGIKHLVDLLDHKVLEVQRNSCGALRNLVYGKAMDDNKIAVRNAGGIPALLRLLRKTVDAEVRELVTGVLWNLSSCDAVKMTIIRDALTTLTNTVIIPHSGWSSSTFDDDHKLKFHSSLVLRNTTGCLRNLSSAGEEARKQMRICEGLVDSLLYVIKACVNTSDFDSKIVENCICTLRNLSYRLELEMPPSRLIGGQELDGLLGNESPSKEVDSSCWGRKKKKKKKSLQEDTWDGVGPIPGFSKSPKGAEMLWHPAVVKPYLTLLAESSNPATLEGAAGSLQNLSAGNWKFAAYIRAAVRKEKGLPILVELLRMDNDRVVCSVATALRNMALDVRNKELIGKYAMRDLVNRLPGGNTTLLSDETVAAICCTLHEVTSKNMENAKALADTGGIEKLVNITKGRGDRYSMKVVKAAAQVLNTLWQYRDLRTIYKKDGWNQNHFLTPVSTLERDRFKSQPTLPTSTIQMSPVNHPAASATSSPAMLGIKEHRDTIKDYQRAQSTMQFYNYQGDNSIHKNQYTGSGKPSSYYYSSPTREEPRRTQPMYYTEDPGRRNYDTYRMYLQHPHSYDDPYLEEVITYPPTVDYSSQPHGLKSTTNYVDFYASTRRPSYRAEQYPGSPDSWV is encoded by the exons GAGCTCCAGTTTGAGCGGCTAACTAGGGAGCTGGAAGTGGAGAGGCAGATTGTGGCCAATCAGCTGGAAAGATGCAGACTTGGAGCTGAGTCGCCAGGCGCTGGTAGCAGCAG TTCGTCTGAGAAGTCCCTGCCGTGGAGAGCTGCAG ATGCCTCCGCCTCAGGGGACACCAAGTCTCGGGTGACTGACAGCTCCCAGTCGCCCAGCTACCGCATCAGGACTGAGTCAGAGCAGGTGTCTCTGTACTCCCCGGAGCAGTCCTCTCTCCATGAAAGTGAGG GGTCTGCAGGGAATTCGCGTAGCTCAACTCAGATGAACTCATACTCGGACAGTGGCTACCAGGATGCCAGCAGCGGCTTTCTCAGCAGCCAGAACCTGGACAAGGCTGAGCTGAGGATGCAGCACTCCTTCCCTGGTGCTGGGACTGGTACACTGATGAGGAATGCCAGAGCTGAGGGCCAGACTTCAGCCCAG GTTCCAGCAGTCACGACAGCAGTGCCTGGCCGTGCTATGCGGAGGGTAAGCTCAGTGCCTTCTCGCTCTCACTCGCCAGCCTATGCCAGCAGTATGTCCCCCTCCCGCGGCTCCCTGCGTACCTCAGCTGGCAGTGCCTATGGGTCACCCATTGTAACTGAACCCAAACCCCTCTCCAGCATCTTCTCTACAACCTTGCCCTCTGCCCAGCGCACCAGTACCAGCGGCGGCGGTGGTGGCAGCGCCTCACCCTACTCAACCCAGAAAAACTCCCCTGCTGCACTGCGTCGCATGGGCTCCACGAACTCACGGTCGGGCAGTGCTAGCCGTACCACCTCACCTTATCAGGCATCTGCAGGGTCCTCATCAGGCCGCATGGGCTCACCTCTGACGATGGTGGACAACATTAACCCTCCACTAACTAAGCAGCCTACTCACTCATCATCTCCAGTCAGGCCTAGTATGACCGCCGTGCCCCAGCACTACAGCTCCACTCTGCCACGCTCCATGCTCCACAGCACCGACCCCTATGGACCCCAGAGTTATGACATTTACGAGAGGATGACGCGacctgacagcctcacag GAATACGGAGCTCATATGCCAGTCAACACAGCCAGCTGGGCCAGGACTTAAGGTCAGCCATGTCCCCAGACCGCCACATTGCACCAATTTACGAGGATCGGACTTTCCATGGCCCATTGTACCGCAGCCCCAGCCACACCCAGCAGGGCACCCTCTACAGGAGCACCTCAG GTGTGGGGAGTCTCCAGCGGACATCCAGCCAGCGCAGTGCCATGACCTACCAAAGAAACAACTATGCGCTTAACACAGCAGCCACCTATGCTGATCCATATCGCTCAGCACAGTACCGGCCCTCCGATCCAAACTATGCTCGCCAGCCTGTTGTCATGGACGATGGTGCCACCCGCTCACCCTCCATAGACAGCATTCAGAAGGATCCCAG GGAGTTTGCGTGGCGTGACCCAGAGCTAACAGAGGTGATTCACATGCTGCAGCACCACTTCCCTTCAGTGCAGGCCAACGCAGCCGCCTATCTGCAGCACCTGTGCTTTGGCGATAATCGAATCAAGGCTGAG GTGTGTCGGCTGGGAGGAATTAAACACCTGGTGGATCTGCTAGACCACAAGGTCCTTGAGGTCCAGAGAAACTCATGTGGAGCTCTGAGGAACCTTGTTTATGGCAAAGCAATGGATGACAATAAGATAGCTGTGAGGAATGCAGGAGGCATCCCAgccctgctccgcctgctgagAAAGACGGTAGATGCAGAAGTGCGGGAGCTTGTCACAG GGGTGCTGTGGAACCTGTCGTCATGTGATGCTGTCAAGATGACAATCATTCGGGACGCCTTAACGACTCTGACCAACACTGTGATCATCCCTCACTCTGGATGGAGCAGCTCCACCTTCGACGACGACCACAAGCTGAAGTTTCACTCCTCCCTGGTGCTGAGGAACACCACAGGCTGCCTGAG GAACCTGAGTTCAGCTGGTGAGGAGGCCAGAAAACAGATGCGCATTTGTGAGGGCCTGGTTGACTCACTACTCTACGTCATCAAAGCCTGTGTAAACACCTCTGACTTCGACAGCAAG ATTGTGGAGAACTGTATTTGCACTCTAAGGAATCTGTCATATCGTTTGGAGCTGGAGATGCCCCCATCCCGACTGATTGGGGGGCAGGAGCTGGACGGCTTACTGGGCAACGAGTCACCCAGTAAAGAGGTGGATTCCAGCTGCTGgggcaggaagaaaaagaagaaaaaaaagagcttgcAGGAAGACACG TGGGACGGTGTGGGACCCATCCCTGGCTTCTCCAAGTCTCCCAAGGGGGCAGAGATGCTATGGCACCCTGCTGTGGTTAAGCCTTACTTGACACTGCTGGCTGAGAGCTCAAATCCTGCTACTCTGGAGGGCGCGGCTGGGTCCCTTCAGAACCTGTCAGCTGGCAACTGGAAG TTTGCAGCATACATTCGTGCAGCAGTGCGTAAGGAGAAAGGACTGCCCATCCTTGTGGAGCTCCTGCGGATGGATAACGACAGGGTGGTGTGTTCGGTTGCCACTGCTCTGAGAAACATGGCACTGGATGTCAGGAACAAGGAACTCATAG GAAAGTATGCTATGAGGGACCTGGTCAACCGTCTCCCCGGGGGAAACACCACCCTGCTGTCAGACGAGACCGTGGCAGCCATCTGTTGCACCCTGCACGAGGTCACCAGCAAAAACATGGAGAACGCCAAGGCCTTGGCCGACACGGGTGGCATCGAGAAGCTGGTCAACATCACCAAGGGCAGAGGAGACAG ATACTCTATGAAGGTGGTTAAGGCAGCTGCTCAGGTGCTGAACACACTGTGGCAGTACCGGGATCTCCGTACCATCTACAAAAAA GATGGATGGAACCAAAACCATTTCCTCACTCCAGTGTCAACACTTGAAAGAGACAGGTTTAAGTCTCAGCCCACGCTCCCCACCAGCACCATTCAAATGTCCCCAGTCAACCACCCTG CTGCCAGTGCCACGTCGTCTCCTGCAATGCTGGGCATCAAAGAGCATAGAGACACTATCAAAGATTATCAGAGAGCACAGTCAACTATGCAATTTTATAATTACCAAGGGGACAACAGTATTCATAAAAATCAGTATACAG